ATAATTCGAGAAGCACTCTTGTGGCACCTGTCGGTTGTCTTTTCCCTTGCTCCCATTGCCTGATGGAAGATGGGCTTACATTTAACAGTTTTGCAAAAACCGGTTGGCTTACATTTAAAGTTTCTCTGATTTCTTTAATCTGGCAAGTCGTCAGATGCACATCAGGGATTGTAACCCCCAATGAATTAAGCTCCTTTTCAGTAAAAGAAGTTGTAAATCCTGAATCAATGAGATCTTGAACGGTTTCACTAATTGCTTTTTTGATTGAATCTCTCATTTTAACACCTCCAGATCAAACAATATTTGCTTTTCCAAAAAGCCTTCAAGTTGTTGGACATCAATTGCAAGTAAATCATTCCCCAATTTTTTTAAATAATGTAGTTCTGCCTTTTCAATATTTGATTTTTCATTTTTCCCAAATCCATAAAGGAAAATAGCTCTGTCCTCTTTTCTGTAAGCGACTATTGTTCTGAATCCAGAACGTTTTCCTTGCCCACTTCGTTTCACACGGATTTTGAACAGGTTATTGCCCAAATCGGCAACTGATAGTCCTTTTTCAATATTATCAATGGCTTCGATAAGATGGGATCTTTTTATTAGTGCCTTTTCAGCCCATTTTTTAAACCATTTTGTACATAGTTTTTTCATGATAAAAGTATAACTCTTTGTGTTATATCTTTCAACCCAGTATCTGAACAAATCTTTAAGCTGGACTGGCCGAAGAGGATCTGCCGGTCACACAGTATCCTATTGATGGTTGCAGGGCAGGTGACATCATGAGTTTCAGGCAGTCCTGATCCGGATCTCATGGCGCATGTGACAAAGGCCGGTCATGTAGAAGGTGTCGCCGGCAAACCAGATATTATAGGGAGCCACCCGGCGTTGGGAGGACAATAAGATCCCTGTAAACCTTCCGGGTATGGCACTATAGCCTGTCTGCAATGTCGGCGACAGATCTGCCGGTTTTCGCATCGATCAGGGATTAAGCCAGAGCACACAGGGATTGGCGGTGAATACGTGAGATAAAAAAAACGTAAATTAATCTCACGTCTTTGAAAAACAATGCATAAAGTCAGTGCAAGGTGGCCTGCCTTTTTATAAAACCTGGAAAGCGGGCTGAAAATATTATTGAATATTATGACACCTGGTGCTATATTAAGACATGATTCATGCAATGACCAAACACTTTGCCAAATGGGCAGACAAACACAAAATCCCTGAAGATGAAATCGCCTTGGCCTTAAAAGAAATGCAGGCATTCAAGGAATTTGCAAAGATACTTCTTGGTTTTTCGAGAAAAGAAATTGAACTTGCCATAAAAAATGGCGTCTTAATCGAGGTGACATTATGAGAGAATCCATAGCCGAATCCATTATGAGTACAGTCAGAGATTTAGAAAAAATCGGGCTGGTGGATGATATAACGATGAGAAACATCGAGAATCTCTGCATTTCTGAGGTACCGGAATATACGCCCGAAAAAATCGTCTGTATCAGGAAAAAATTCAAACTGAGCCAAGCGGCTTTAGCCAGCGTTTTCAACATAAGCCCGTCCACTGTGAAAAAATGGGAACAAGGAGTTAAAAAACCAGCCGGTGCATCAAGGAAATTATTGGATATTATGGAGCGTAAAGGATTAGAAGCACTGATGTAGTGCAGCCATATGGGAGCATTACCTGTTTCCGTATGAACAGGCCCTGTCCCGGGCCAGAAGCCTGGCCATACTCATTGCAACCCCCCGGCTGCTGGAAACCGCCTGCAATACTGTCGAGCAGATGGGATTGATCAATTGAACATAGTTGGAGAATTATCATGCACTTTAGCATTCCATTGGAACAAATGAGCGTCGAGGACAAACTACAGGCGATCGAAGAAATTTGGGCAGACCTTGCCGGTACACCAGAGAATATACCCTCTCCATCCTGGCATGGAGATTTTTTACGCGCTCGAGAAAAGCGCATCTCTGAAGGGAGATCACATTTTCTCGATATTGCGGAAGCCAAAAAAGCTGTGAGAGAACAACTCAAGTGAGGGTTCAAGTCCTATTTTAAAAACCATCAGAGTATCTTTCATCCCGGGTATGATCTGATATCGGAGGTCATCAAATGAAAACAATTCAACCAATTTCTGAGGTAACTCAGCGGGCTACAAATACTTTGATCAAGGAACTTGGAATTGTGGATACAATCCGTTTTTTGAATCAGTTTCGAGCCGGTGCTGGTAATTATACGGAAGAACGGCATCAACTGTTTAAAGGTATGTCTGTCAAAGATATAGTTGGTGAAATCAAAGCACAGCAAAAGGTGAATGCCTGATCAAGCGGTTCCAGGGAGGCTTTCAAAAAACCCCACATCGAGGAACAGCCGTCCCGGTATGCAGCATTTGTTTCAAAATTTCAGGGTGGCTGATTCCGAGGATATCAGAGAGGATTTTGTCAACGAGTCAGAAATATGTTTGTCATTTTCAGTCGCATGCCATATGATAATTTTATGAATATGGATATACATATCAAATTCTGGATTGAAAGTTCTGAAGATGACTTTCAGGCGATGATTCATCTGTGTAAAAAAGGTCACAACACTTGGGCTTTATTCATTGGACACCTAGTTCTGGAAAAATTGTTGAAAGCCTGGTTTATCAAAACGAATTCGAGTAATCCTCCTTTTATCCATGACCTTGTGCGGCTGTCGGAAAAAGGAAATCTGGTGCTGGATGATGAGCAGAAAGATATGCTGGACACCATATCGACTTTCAATATTCGTGGACGATATGATGACTACAAAAAAGAATTTTATAATAAATGCACGAATGCGTTTACACAAGAATGGGTTCAAAATATTTCGGAGTTCAAAACATGGATAAACAACAAGCTTCAAGAATAGCAAATAAATATATAACATTTGTTAAAAGTATGAATCCGGATGTGACAAGAG
The window above is part of the Desulfotignum phosphitoxidans DSM 13687 genome. Proteins encoded here:
- a CDS encoding helix-turn-helix domain-containing protein codes for the protein MRESIAESIMSTVRDLEKIGLVDDITMRNIENLCISEVPEYTPEKIVCIRKKFKLSQAALASVFNISPSTVKKWEQGVKKPAGASRKLLDIMERKGLEALM
- a CDS encoding HEPN domain-containing protein; this translates as MNMDIHIKFWIESSEDDFQAMIHLCKKGHNTWALFIGHLVLEKLLKAWFIKTNSSNPPFIHDLVRLSEKGNLVLDDEQKDMLDTISTFNIRGRYDDYKKEFYNKCTNAFTQEWVQNISEFKTWINNKLQE
- a CDS encoding helix-turn-helix domain-containing protein, which gives rise to MRDSIKKAISETVQDLIDSGFTTSFTEKELNSLGVTIPDVHLTTCQIKEIRETLNVSQPVFAKLLNVSPSSIRQWEQGKRQPTGATRVLLELLKQSPHILDYRLNA
- a CDS encoding type II toxin-antitoxin system RelE/ParE family toxin, with translation MTKHFAKWADKHKIPEDEIALALKEMQAFKEFAKILLGFSRKEIELAIKNGVLIEVTL
- a CDS encoding WYL domain-containing protein; amino-acid sequence: MRKPADLSPTLQTGYSAIPGRFTGILLSSQRRVAPYNIWFAGDTFYMTGLCHMRHEIRIRTA
- a CDS encoding addiction module protein — translated: MHFSIPLEQMSVEDKLQAIEEIWADLAGTPENIPSPSWHGDFLRAREKRISEGRSHFLDIAEAKKAVREQLK
- a CDS encoding type II toxin-antitoxin system RelE/ParE family toxin; the encoded protein is MKKLCTKWFKKWAEKALIKRSHLIEAIDNIEKGLSVADLGNNLFKIRVKRSGQGKRSGFRTIVAYRKEDRAIFLYGFGKNEKSNIEKAELHYLKKLGNDLLAIDVQQLEGFLEKQILFDLEVLK